Proteins from one Arsenophonus apicola genomic window:
- the rho gene encoding transcription termination factor Rho → MNLTELKNTPVSELITLGESMGLENLARMRKQDIIFSILKQHAKSGEDIFGDGVLEILQDGFGFLRSADSSYLAGPDDIYVSPSQIRRFNLRTGDTISGKIRPPKEGERYFALLKVNEVNFDKPENARSKILFENLTPLHANNRLRMERGNGSTEDLTARVLDLAAPIGRGQRGLIVAPPKAGKTMLLQNIAANIANNYPDCVLMVLLIDERPEEVTEMQRLVKGEVIASTFDEPASRHVQVAEMVIEKAKRLVEHKKDVIILLDSITRLARAYNTVVPSSGKVLTGGVDANALHRPKRFFGAARNVEEGGSLTIIATALVDTGSKMDEVIYEEFKGTGNMELHLSRKIAEKRVFPAIDYNRSGTRKEELLTLPDELQKMWILRKIIHPMGEIDAMEFLINKLAMTKTNDEFFDFMKRS, encoded by the coding sequence ATGAATCTTACCGAATTGAAAAATACGCCGGTATCTGAATTGATTACTCTTGGCGAAAGTATGGGGCTAGAGAACCTAGCCCGCATGAGGAAACAGGATATTATTTTCTCGATTTTGAAGCAACATGCTAAAAGTGGAGAAGATATTTTTGGTGATGGCGTGCTAGAAATTTTGCAGGATGGATTTGGATTCCTTCGTTCTGCTGACAGCTCTTATCTAGCCGGTCCTGACGATATTTATGTTTCTCCTAGTCAAATTCGTCGTTTTAATCTACGAACGGGAGATACCATATCAGGAAAAATTCGTCCTCCTAAGGAAGGCGAACGCTATTTTGCCCTACTAAAAGTTAATGAAGTCAATTTTGATAAACCTGAAAACGCTCGTAGTAAAATCCTGTTTGAAAACCTGACACCGCTACATGCTAATAACCGTTTACGTATGGAGCGTGGCAATGGGTCAACAGAAGATTTGACAGCTCGTGTTTTGGATTTGGCCGCCCCGATTGGGCGTGGGCAGCGTGGTTTAATTGTTGCTCCACCAAAAGCAGGTAAAACCATGTTATTGCAGAATATTGCAGCTAATATTGCCAATAACTATCCAGACTGTGTTTTGATGGTGTTGTTAATTGATGAGCGACCCGAAGAAGTGACCGAAATGCAACGCCTGGTTAAAGGTGAGGTCATTGCATCAACCTTTGATGAACCTGCATCTCGCCACGTTCAGGTTGCTGAAATGGTAATAGAGAAAGCTAAGCGTTTAGTTGAACACAAAAAAGATGTCATTATTCTTTTAGATTCGATTACGCGTCTTGCTCGTGCTTACAACACAGTGGTTCCTTCCTCTGGAAAAGTATTAACTGGTGGGGTGGATGCAAATGCACTGCATCGCCCAAAACGTTTTTTTGGTGCGGCACGTAATGTAGAAGAAGGTGGAAGCCTAACGATAATTGCTACAGCACTAGTTGATACTGGCTCTAAAATGGATGAAGTGATCTACGAAGAGTTTAAAGGCACCGGAAATATGGAGTTACATTTGTCGCGGAAAATAGCGGAAAAACGTGTTTTCCCGGCGATTGATTATAATCGTTCCGGTACGCGTAAGGAAGAATTATTAACCTTACCTGATGAGTTACAGAAAATGTGGATATTGCGCAAAATTATTCATCCTATGGGTGAAATTGATGCAATGGAATTTTTAATTAATAAATTAGCAATGACGAAGACCAATGATGAATTTTTCGATTTCATGAAACGTTCTTAA